From the genome of Candidatus Methylopumilus turicensis, one region includes:
- the folD gene encoding bifunctional methylenetetrahydrofolate dehydrogenase/methenyltetrahydrofolate cyclohydrolase FolD, with protein sequence MSAQIISGKAIAEDMLNGIKSRISQRLSAGKRAPSLAVILVGGDPASSIYVRNKRLACEKVGINSIAYDLASDIKESELFALIQKLNEDDTIDGILVQSPLPPQIDEKLIIEHISASKDVDGFHPYNIGRLAVRQPTLRSCTPFGVIKMLNSANINIKGLDAVVVGVSNHVGRPMALELLLAGCTVTCCHRHTKDLQGNIARADLVVAAAGKAGLIKGDWIKPGAIVVDIGINRLDNGTICGDVDFETAKERAGWITPVPGGVGPMTVATLMENTLLAMELRGV encoded by the coding sequence ATGTCGGCTCAAATTATTAGCGGTAAAGCAATCGCGGAGGACATGCTCAACGGCATCAAGTCACGCATCAGTCAACGTTTAAGTGCTGGCAAGCGCGCACCATCTCTCGCAGTGATCTTGGTTGGCGGCGACCCTGCATCGAGCATCTATGTAAGAAACAAACGATTGGCCTGCGAGAAAGTCGGCATCAATTCGATCGCATATGATCTGGCCTCAGATATTAAAGAAAGTGAATTATTTGCGCTCATCCAAAAACTAAACGAGGACGACACGATCGACGGCATCCTGGTGCAGTCGCCTTTACCGCCTCAAATTGATGAGAAGTTAATTATTGAGCATATCAGTGCAAGTAAAGACGTGGATGGCTTCCATCCATATAACATTGGTCGCTTAGCTGTTCGCCAACCCACCTTACGCTCGTGCACGCCTTTTGGGGTGATCAAGATGCTCAATAGTGCAAACATCAATATTAAGGGCTTAGATGCAGTTGTTGTGGGCGTTTCTAACCATGTAGGCCGCCCGATGGCACTTGAGCTTTTACTTGCAGGGTGTACGGTGACTTGTTGTCATCGTCATACTAAAGACTTACAAGGCAACATTGCACGCGCTGATTTAGTAGTGGCTGCCGCAGGCAAAGCTGGCTTAATTAAAGGCGATTGGATCAAACCTGGTGCTATCGTCGTGGACATTGGTATTAATCGTTTAGATAATGGCACCATCTGCGGTGACGTTGATTTTGAAACGGCAAAAGAGCGTGCCGGCTGGATTACGCCTGTACCAGGTGGCGTTGGGCCAATGACAGTGGCCACACTCATGGAAAATACATTATTAGCCATGGAGTTACGTGGCGTATAA
- the rbfA gene encoding 30S ribosome-binding factor RbfA, translated as MAKDFARSDRVAEQMRRELADLLQFEVKDPRVGMVTVTEVEVTGDMAHAKIYYSTAEQDAKSAAELQKGLEKTAGFLRSQLSKRMLLRTVPQLHFVYDASIDNGMKLTRLINQALADSPKE; from the coding sequence ATGGCTAAAGATTTCGCAAGAAGCGACCGTGTGGCTGAGCAAATGCGCCGTGAGTTAGCGGATTTGCTTCAGTTTGAAGTAAAAGATCCACGTGTGGGGATGGTTACGGTGACGGAAGTTGAAGTTACTGGTGACATGGCACATGCAAAGATTTATTACAGTACGGCTGAACAGGACGCGAAATCCGCAGCTGAGCTACAAAAAGGTTTAGAAAAGACCGCTGGCTTCTTACGCAGTCAGCTTTCTAAGCGTATGTTGCTTCGCACAGTCCCTCAGCTTCATTTTGTCTACGATGCTTCGATTGATAATGGCATGAAATTAACACGCCTCATCAATCAAGCTTTGGCAGATAGTCCTAAAGAATAA
- the pnp gene encoding polyribonucleotide nucleotidyltransferase, giving the protein MFNKVKKSIQYGAHELTLETGEIARQADGAVMVTYGDTAVLVTVVGKTEVKAGQDFFPLTVDYQERTYAAGKIPGGFFKREGRPSEKETLTSRLIDRPLRPLFPEAFYNEVQVVATVMSSDSEIDPDIPAIIGASAAMAISGIPFYGPLGAARVGYIDGEYIINPSATQMKETELDLVVAATASAVMMVESEAKELPEDVMLGAVVFGHEQMQAVINMINEMAAEVAKEAWDWTPPAPNTAVIEKVTAIANADINAAYQIKSKGARSTKLDEIKNRVMAELITEETSTQEANEIKSAFFDLEAKVVRSQILNGEPRIDGRDTRTVRPITIRTGVLPRTHGSALFTRGETQALVVATLGTGRDEQTIDALEGAYNDRFMLHYNMPPYATGETGRVGTPKRREIGHGRLAKRALIAALPSQEDFGYTIRIVSEITESNGSSSMASVCGGCLALMDAGVPVKSHVAGIAMGLIKEGNRVAVLTDILGDEDHLGDMDFKVAGTEEGITALQMDIKITGITAEIMQVALSQAKEGRMHILGIMKSSMDTSRTELSAFAPRIITMKINPEKIRDVIGKGGAVIRALTEETGATIDIEDDGTIKIGCVSAEAGEEAKRRIEAITAEVEIGQVYEGPVIKLLDFGAIVSLLPGKDGLLHISQIAHERVNAVGDFLKEGQIVKVKVVEADEKGRVRLSMKALIDAPVAAETPAAE; this is encoded by the coding sequence ATGTTTAATAAAGTAAAAAAGAGTATTCAATACGGTGCGCATGAGCTCACCTTAGAAACAGGTGAAATTGCACGCCAAGCAGATGGCGCTGTGATGGTGACTTATGGCGACACAGCAGTATTGGTCACTGTCGTTGGTAAAACCGAAGTTAAAGCGGGTCAAGACTTCTTCCCGTTGACTGTTGATTACCAAGAACGTACCTACGCTGCAGGTAAAATCCCAGGTGGCTTTTTCAAACGTGAAGGCCGTCCTTCAGAAAAAGAAACACTGACATCACGTTTAATCGATCGCCCATTGCGTCCATTATTCCCAGAAGCTTTTTACAATGAAGTACAAGTTGTTGCTACTGTGATGTCATCAGATAGCGAAATCGATCCAGACATTCCTGCCATTATCGGTGCATCAGCAGCGATGGCAATTTCAGGTATTCCTTTCTACGGCCCACTAGGTGCTGCACGTGTTGGTTACATTGATGGTGAATACATCATCAACCCATCAGCAACGCAAATGAAAGAGACTGAGTTGGATTTAGTGGTTGCAGCGACTGCAAGTGCTGTGATGATGGTTGAGTCAGAAGCGAAAGAGTTGCCAGAAGATGTCATGTTGGGTGCTGTTGTATTTGGCCATGAGCAAATGCAAGCAGTGATTAACATGATTAATGAGATGGCAGCTGAAGTTGCTAAAGAAGCTTGGGACTGGACACCTCCAGCGCCAAATACAGCAGTGATTGAAAAAGTTACAGCAATCGCGAATGCAGACATTAACGCTGCATACCAAATCAAATCAAAAGGTGCGCGCTCTACGAAGTTAGACGAAATCAAAAATCGCGTCATGGCTGAGTTGATTACTGAAGAAACTTCTACACAAGAAGCGAACGAAATTAAATCAGCATTCTTTGATTTAGAAGCAAAAGTTGTGCGTAGCCAAATCTTGAACGGTGAGCCGCGTATTGATGGCCGTGATACTCGAACAGTCCGTCCTATTACGATCCGTACAGGTGTGTTGCCACGTACCCATGGTTCAGCATTGTTTACGCGTGGTGAGACACAGGCGTTGGTTGTAGCGACATTGGGCACAGGCCGTGATGAGCAAACAATTGATGCGCTTGAAGGTGCTTATAACGACCGTTTCATGTTGCATTACAACATGCCTCCATACGCGACTGGCGAAACAGGCCGCGTTGGTACTCCAAAACGTCGTGAAATCGGCCATGGCCGTTTAGCTAAGCGTGCTTTGATTGCTGCGCTTCCTTCACAAGAGGACTTTGGTTACACCATCCGTATCGTTTCTGAAATTACAGAATCAAACGGTTCTAGCTCAATGGCTTCAGTGTGTGGCGGTTGCTTGGCGTTGATGGATGCTGGCGTGCCAGTTAAATCACACGTTGCTGGTATCGCAATGGGCTTGATTAAAGAAGGTAACCGTGTAGCTGTGTTAACAGACATCTTAGGTGATGAAGATCACTTGGGCGACATGGATTTTAAAGTAGCGGGTACAGAAGAAGGTATTACTGCACTTCAAATGGACATCAAGATTACAGGGATTACTGCTGAAATCATGCAAGTGGCATTGTCACAAGCTAAAGAAGGCCGTATGCACATCTTGGGTATCATGAAGTCATCAATGGATACTTCACGTACTGAATTGTCAGCATTTGCACCACGTATCATCACGATGAAAATCAACCCAGAGAAGATTCGTGATGTGATTGGTAAAGGCGGTGCTGTTATTCGTGCTTTGACTGAAGAAACTGGCGCGACGATTGATATTGAAGATGACGGTACAATCAAAATTGGTTGCGTAAGTGCTGAAGCAGGCGAAGAAGCTAAAAGACGCATTGAAGCGATTACTGCTGAAGTTGAAATCGGCCAAGTTTACGAAGGTCCAGTGATTAAACTATTAGACTTTGGTGCAATTGTTTCATTGCTACCAGGTAAAGATGGTTTGTTGCACATCTCACAAATTGCACACGAACGTGTGAATGCTGTGGGCGACTTCTTAAAAGAGGGTCAAATCGTTAAAGTTAAAGTAGTTGAGGCTGATGAGAAGGGCCGTGTGCGTCTAAGCATGAAGGCTTTGATTGATGCACCAGTTGCTGCAGAAACACCAGCTGCCGAGTAA
- a CDS encoding helix-turn-helix domain-containing protein — MKILHSAILIFIQNEKGVFLIKCHLSRIMGEKKLRVADVARAVGVHRNAITLLYEETASRVEMDTINKLCAFLDCGIQDLFEYLPEGEN, encoded by the coding sequence ATGAAAATATTGCACTCAGCAATACTTATTTTCATTCAGAATGAAAAAGGAGTTTTTTTGATTAAATGTCATTTGTCTCGCATCATGGGCGAGAAAAAATTAAGGGTTGCTGATGTAGCTAGGGCTGTAGGTGTTCATAGAAATGCAATTACGCTACTTTATGAAGAGACTGCTAGTCGAGTTGAAATGGATACCATAAACAAGCTTTGTGCTTTTCTGGACTGCGGAATACAGGATCTATTTGAGTATCTTCCTGAGGGTGAGAATTAG
- a CDS encoding (2Fe-2S)-binding protein — protein MCSGTTRAKVRLLFEQGLDAEAISRRTGALSGCGGCEWEIADMLKALTAEKAGH, from the coding sequence ATGTGCAGCGGGACCACGCGCGCAAAGGTACGTCTCCTTTTTGAGCAGGGCCTCGATGCCGAGGCCATCTCTCGTCGAACGGGTGCGCTCTCGGGTTGCGGTGGCTGCGAGTGGGAGATTGCGGACATGCTAAAAGCCCTTACGGCAGAAAAAGCTGGGCATTAA
- the rpsO gene encoding 30S ribosomal protein S15, with product MAMTTQDTAKVVADFQRAPADTGSPEVQVALLTARITYLTEHFKSNKKDNHSRRGLLAMVSQRRSLLDYLKRKDLSRYQVLIERLGIRK from the coding sequence ATGGCAATGACCACACAAGATACCGCTAAAGTTGTCGCAGACTTTCAGCGCGCTCCAGCAGATACAGGTAGTCCAGAAGTGCAAGTTGCATTGTTAACTGCACGTATCACCTACCTAACAGAACATTTCAAATCTAACAAAAAAGACAATCACTCACGTCGTGGTTTGCTAGCGATGGTTAGTCAACGTCGTAGTTTGTTGGACTATTTAAAACGTAAAGATCTAAGCCGTTATCAAGTCTTGATTGAGCGCTTAGGTATTCGTAAGTAA
- the truB gene encoding tRNA pseudouridine(55) synthase TruB, translating into MAQFKRVKRNINGVLLLDKPIGFSSNQALQKVKWLFQAAKAGHTGTLDPLATGLLPICLGEATKFAQYVTDADKTYIATVKFGATTTTGDAEGEVIATGDVNFTRQQLESVCQSFIGEISQVPPMYSALKFEGKALYEYAREGVDIERQSRQVTITDITIHRFDADVAEITVNCSKGTYIRTLAEDIGNALGCGAHLIGLRRIETAGYQLADAITLEQLEQRIKNTPVESLQSLILPIDSAIAYLPAVTLNGDAAHYLMQGQAVWVSGQIPHGEIRLFDENSRFLGLGFLQDDGKIAPKRLMRDFS; encoded by the coding sequence ATGGCGCAATTCAAAAGAGTTAAACGCAATATCAACGGCGTGTTGTTGCTCGACAAGCCCATCGGTTTTTCATCCAATCAAGCCTTACAAAAAGTAAAATGGTTGTTCCAAGCAGCCAAAGCTGGGCACACCGGCACATTAGATCCGCTTGCAACTGGCTTGCTACCTATTTGCTTGGGTGAGGCGACTAAGTTTGCACAATACGTGACTGATGCAGATAAAACCTATATAGCAACCGTAAAGTTTGGCGCCACGACAACAACGGGCGACGCCGAGGGTGAGGTAATTGCGACCGGTGATGTGAATTTTACTCGCCAGCAGCTTGAGTCCGTCTGCCAATCTTTTATCGGCGAAATCAGCCAGGTCCCACCGATGTATTCAGCGTTGAAGTTCGAAGGCAAGGCCTTGTATGAGTATGCGCGTGAAGGGGTTGATATTGAGCGCCAATCACGGCAGGTCACCATCACAGACATCACCATTCATCGTTTTGATGCTGATGTTGCCGAAATAACGGTGAATTGCAGTAAAGGCACCTATATTCGGACCTTAGCCGAAGATATTGGCAACGCGCTTGGTTGTGGTGCTCACTTAATCGGTTTGCGAAGAATTGAAACGGCGGGCTATCAGTTAGCTGATGCGATTACGCTTGAGCAACTAGAACAGAGAATTAAAAACACGCCTGTCGAGTCTTTGCAGAGCTTAATTTTGCCAATTGACTCTGCCATTGCTTATTTACCAGCAGTGACCCTAAATGGCGATGCCGCACACTATCTCATGCAAGGCCAAGCCGTGTGGGTTTCAGGACAAATTCCGCATGGTGAAATCCGTTTGTTTGATGAAAATTCACGATTTCTTGGATTGGGATTTTTACAGGACGATGGAAAAATCGCACCTAAGCGCTTAATGCGAGATTTTTCTTAA
- a CDS encoding DUF1071 domain-containing protein, with protein MMMHYTELRKINVNDYIERKNGLAYLSWSWAVDQLLQLDESASWEYAEPRIFGETMMVFCTVHAFGKSRTAQLPVMDFRNKAIHNPDAFSVNTAMQRCLAKAISLHGLGMYIYAGEDLPMSEMKETKEEEQEINKAKEIKAPRDSITPTAGALEEFNNDEKDLLAKIAEEVTELVQLEELRLAHERCEMLENDEKVGLWSLLDSRTRSALKKYKKV; from the coding sequence ATGATGATGCATTACACAGAACTGAGGAAGATCAACGTCAATGACTATATCGAGCGTAAGAATGGCTTAGCTTACTTGTCATGGTCTTGGGCAGTGGATCAACTGCTGCAACTTGATGAGAGTGCGAGTTGGGAGTATGCAGAACCTAGGATCTTTGGTGAGACCATGATGGTGTTCTGTACGGTGCATGCCTTTGGTAAATCCAGAACAGCGCAGTTGCCGGTGATGGACTTTAGAAATAAGGCGATTCATAACCCTGATGCGTTCTCTGTGAATACGGCAATGCAAAGATGCTTAGCCAAAGCGATATCACTCCATGGACTCGGGATGTATATCTACGCAGGGGAGGATCTTCCCATGTCAGAGATGAAAGAGACCAAGGAGGAAGAGCAAGAAATAAATAAAGCGAAAGAGATTAAGGCCCCTAGAGACTCGATTACCCCAACGGCAGGCGCACTAGAAGAATTTAATAACGATGAGAAAGACTTACTCGCAAAAATCGCTGAGGAAGTGACTGAGCTTGTACAACTTGAAGAATTAAGGCTCGCGCATGAACGATGCGAGATGCTAGAAAACGATGAGAAAGTGGGACTTTGGAGTTTGCTGGATAGTAGGACGAGAAGTGCACTGAAGAAGTATAAGAAGGTTTAA
- the dksA gene encoding RNA polymerase-binding protein DksA — protein MAEISKQFVPYVATANEEYMNDKQLAHFTAILTEWKNELSHDIDRTVHTMQDEVTMFADPNDRASQESDMTLELRNRDRERKLIKKIESTLRKISEHEYGYCNGCGIEIGLKRLEARPTATLCIDCKTLDEMRERQVAK, from the coding sequence ATGGCTGAAATCTCAAAACAATTTGTTCCTTATGTAGCAACTGCTAATGAGGAGTACATGAATGATAAGCAACTTGCGCATTTCACAGCGATTTTGACTGAATGGAAGAACGAATTAAGTCATGACATCGACCGCACAGTGCACACGATGCAGGACGAAGTGACGATGTTCGCAGATCCAAATGATAGGGCTAGCCAAGAGTCAGACATGACTTTAGAACTACGCAATCGTGACCGCGAACGTAAACTGATTAAGAAAATCGAAAGCACTTTAAGAAAGATTAGTGAGCACGAGTATGGTTATTGCAATGGCTGTGGTATCGAGATTGGTCTAAAACGTCTTGAGGCTCGCCCAACAGCTACCCTATGTATTGACTGCAAAACCCTAGATGAGATGCGTGAGAGACAAGTCGCCAAATAA
- a CDS encoding HesA/MoeB/ThiF family protein has protein sequence MNDNQLLRYSRHILLPSIAYEGQELLTKSHALIVGAGGLGSPAALYMAAGGVGTLTICDFDEVDLTNLQRQIIHTTSSVGINKALSAQQAIQSINPEVVVNTVQEKSTEASMAALISAADVVLDCSDNFATRYALNRLCHQYKKPLVSGAAIGFEGQITVFDFRHEASPCYHCLFPDDGSDTEMRCSENGVFAPLVGMIGTAQAAEAMKLVMNIGKSLEGRLQLLDALAMEWRTIKLSKDSKCQVCGTKSSI, from the coding sequence ATGAATGACAATCAGCTCCTCCGCTATAGCCGCCATATTCTGCTTCCTTCTATCGCTTATGAAGGCCAAGAGTTACTAACCAAAAGCCATGCGCTGATAGTCGGTGCTGGCGGACTAGGCTCGCCAGCTGCTTTGTACATGGCCGCGGGCGGTGTCGGCACTCTAACGATTTGTGACTTTGATGAGGTGGATTTAACTAATTTACAGCGTCAAATCATCCACACCACATCCTCAGTGGGTATCAATAAAGCGCTTTCTGCTCAGCAAGCCATACAGTCGATTAATCCTGAAGTAGTTGTGAATACGGTACAAGAAAAGTCGACTGAAGCCAGCATGGCTGCTTTAATTAGTGCTGCCGATGTGGTGTTAGATTGCTCAGATAATTTTGCTACACGCTATGCCCTTAATCGGCTTTGTCACCAATATAAAAAACCGTTGGTCTCAGGTGCAGCGATTGGTTTTGAAGGTCAAATTACCGTATTTGATTTTAGGCATGAAGCTAGTCCTTGTTACCACTGTTTGTTTCCAGATGATGGTTCTGATACAGAAATGCGTTGCTCTGAGAATGGCGTATTTGCTCCGCTGGTCGGCATGATCGGTACCGCGCAAGCGGCTGAAGCGATGAAGCTTGTAATGAACATTGGTAAGAGTCTGGAAGGCCGTTTGCAATTACTAGATGCGCTGGCGATGGAATGGCGTACGATTAAGCTGAGTAAAGATTCAAAGTGCCAAGTCTGCGGCACAAAATCCTCAATCTAA